One Candidatus Kaelpia aquatica genomic region harbors:
- a CDS encoding excinuclease ABC subunit UvrC: protein MVQQERIARLPDSSGVYIFKDKKNEIIYIGKAKSILKRVRSHFYSKNINSKGEKLISRVRDIDFIITASEAEALLLESYLIKKEKPFYNISLRDDKSYPYLKITLKDDFPRILITRNKNKDGSLYLGPYPDAKGLKMTLKTLREIISFRSCRKFNKNGCLYLHIGFCPGPCLEKISKTEYRRNILIAVKTLLGDREGVIKDLTEEMDGYVKKREYEKAAKSRDRLRFLGNSSGIFGLSGGINVLENIKSILNLPKVPRIIDAVDISNVSGTSAAGAVIRFKDGVKDRELYRKFRLKKQNFIDDYEMMAEVVLRRYRDLFKKKEDLPDLIMLDGGKGHLNRIGAIIDKDFEIDIPLIAYAKGRDLIHSRYRKIPIALPQNSLEKNLLIRIRDEAHRFAIGYHRSLRGKRMKETAFENIPGVGISKVNAVLRYLSDLGCYENISVSDLKRIKGIGDMLAERMYDYVKKRGA from the coding sequence ATGGTGCAGCAAGAAAGAATAGCTAGGCTTCCTGATTCATCCGGAGTCTATATTTTTAAAGATAAGAAAAATGAGATTATCTATATAGGTAAGGCTAAATCAATATTAAAAAGAGTCCGCAGTCATTTTTATTCCAAAAATATTAACTCAAAGGGTGAGAAGTTAATTTCTAGAGTAAGAGATATTGATTTTATTATCACTGCTTCTGAAGCTGAAGCACTATTGCTTGAATCATATCTTATTAAAAAAGAGAAGCCTTTTTACAATATAAGCTTAAGGGATGATAAATCTTACCCTTATCTTAAGATCACGCTTAAAGATGATTTTCCGCGTATCTTGATAACTCGCAATAAGAACAAAGATGGATCGCTTTATCTAGGTCCTTATCCAGATGCTAAGGGATTGAAAATGACTCTTAAAACATTAAGAGAGATTATCTCTTTTAGGAGCTGTAGGAAATTTAATAAGAATGGCTGCCTCTATCTACATATAGGCTTCTGTCCTGGGCCTTGCCTGGAGAAGATAAGCAAAACAGAGTATCGCAGAAATATTTTAATTGCAGTGAAGACTCTTCTTGGAGATAGAGAAGGAGTCATAAAGGATTTAACAGAAGAGATGGATGGCTATGTTAAAAAAAGAGAATACGAGAAAGCTGCTAAATCGCGGGATAGACTGAGGTTTCTGGGGAATAGTTCAGGTATCTTTGGTCTTAGTGGAGGGATTAATGTATTAGAGAATATAAAGAGTATACTGAATCTCCCTAAAGTACCCCGTATTATTGATGCTGTGGATATTTCCAATGTATCTGGTACTTCTGCAGCCGGCGCCGTGATTAGATTTAAAGACGGGGTTAAAGATAGAGAGCTCTATCGCAAATTTAGACTGAAAAAACAGAACTTTATAGATGATTATGAGATGATGGCTGAAGTTGTACTGAGGCGCTATAGAGATCTTTTTAAGAAAAAAGAAGATTTACCCGATCTTATCATGCTTGATGGCGGCAAGGGTCACTTGAATAGAATTGGTGCGATTATTGATAAGGATTTTGAAATAGATATACCTCTGATTGCCTATGCTAAAGGAAGAGATCTTATTCACTCCAGATATAGGAAAATCCCTATTGCTCTGCCTCAGAACTCTTTGGAGAAGAATTTACTTATTAGAATAAGAGATGAGGCTCATAGATTTGCTATTGGATACCATAGAAGTTTAAGAGGGAAGAGAATGAAAGAGACTGCTTTTGAAAATATACCTGGAGTCGGTATATCTAAAGTCAATGCTGTTTTAAGGTATCTCAGTGATTTAGGCTGTTATGAAAATATATCGGTTTCAGATTTAAAAAGAATCAAAGGTATCGGCGATATGCTTGCAGAGAGGATGTATGATTACGTTAAAAAGAGAGGAGCTTAA
- the rpsT gene encoding 30S ribosomal protein S20, with translation MPNLKSACKRLKQNIKREAGNKTVKSELKTKIKKFRELVSKNKLPEAEEYFKELEKRLMQAGSKNIIHKNKASRHISRLQSLLNQAKVKK, from the coding sequence ATGCCGAATTTAAAGTCTGCCTGTAAAAGATTAAAGCAAAACATAAAAAGAGAAGCTGGAAACAAAACTGTAAAATCAGAGCTCAAGACTAAGATTAAAAAATTCAGAGAACTGGTAAGTAAAAATAAGTTGCCAGAGGCTGAAGAATATTTTAAAGAACTTGAGAAAAGATTAATGCAGGCTGGAAGCAAGAATATTATCCATAAGAACAAAGCTTCACGTCATATATCTCGACTACAATCTTTATTGAATCAAGCAAAGGTTAAAAAGTAG
- the carB gene encoding carbamoyl-phosphate synthase large subunit, whose translation MPKRSDIHKVLIIGSGPIIIGQACEFDYSGTQACKALKEEGYEVILVNSNPATIMTDPEMADKTYIEPLTVETIAKIIEKERPDALLPNLGGQTGLNLSSALHKEGILNKYNVEVIGVKIDAIERGEDRLAFKETMNKLGIPLAKSDVSHSVEEAEKIANELGYPVVLRPAYTMGGTGGGIAYNIEELRTIVARGLAVSIVGQVLVEEAVVGWEELELEVVRDEKDQKITVCFIENVDAMGVHTGDSFCVAPMLTVPKDLQKKLQDISYKIVDAIGVIGGTNVQFAHNKKDGRIVVIEINPRTSRSSALASKATGFPIARVSTKLAAGLTMDEIPYWRDGTLEKYTPSGDYVVVKFARWAFEKFSQAKDILGTQMKAVGEAMSIAKTFKESFQKSIRSLEIKRYGLGGVKKFKDLSLYQLKKKLVHPSSERVFIIYEALRKGMTVEELYEVTHIGEWFLGEMKELVNFEEKIITEDWKSLSKDNLRKAKELGFSDKYLAALFNIKEIEVRERRISLGIEVRFEAVPVSGIEDAAYYYSTYSQGEDEVSVSDNKKIMILGGGPNRIGQGIEFDYTCVHATFALKDEGFETIMVNCNPETVSTDYDTSDKLYFEPLTVEDVLAIHKKEKPQGVIVQFGGQTPLNIAQELKDCGVNILGTSPESIHFAEDRERFRKKMIDLNVLQTEGGIARSVDEAVKIAENIGYPLMVRPSFVLGGRGMEIIYEKERLLKYAEEAIDISPEYPMLIDRFLENAVELEVDALSDGENSFVASIMEHIEYAGVHSGDSACVIPTRTISKEHLDKIEEYTKVIAKELKVVGLINIQYAICDNKVYILEANPRASRTVPLVSKITGIPIARIATLLMLGKKIKDFKELKKYDLPYFGVKEAVFPFNMFPEVDPVLGPEMKATGEVMGISDSFGLAFYKAQEAAGTKLPTSGSVLLTVKNKDKELLLPIAEGLDRLGFKIYATEGTADFLGDNGLEVSKVKKLHQGRPNVADLIKNKELQLIINTPVGKESKYDDSYIRIMAIQNKISYMTTISAALAGVEGIEAAKGKDLTVKALQDYYKDK comes from the coding sequence ATGCCGAAGCGTTCCGATATCCACAAAGTTTTAATAATAGGATCAGGCCCGATAATTATAGGTCAGGCTTGCGAGTTTGACTATTCAGGGACTCAAGCCTGTAAGGCTCTTAAAGAAGAAGGTTATGAGGTTATCCTTGTTAATTCTAACCCGGCAACTATTATGACTGACCCTGAAATGGCTGATAAGACATACATCGAGCCTTTAACGGTTGAGACTATAGCGAAAATTATAGAGAAGGAGAGACCTGATGCCTTGCTCCCTAATCTTGGCGGTCAAACCGGATTAAATCTATCTTCTGCTTTACATAAAGAAGGAATACTTAATAAATATAATGTTGAGGTAATAGGAGTAAAGATTGATGCTATAGAGCGCGGTGAAGACAGGCTGGCTTTCAAAGAGACGATGAATAAGCTTGGAATTCCGCTTGCAAAGTCTGATGTGTCTCATTCAGTTGAGGAAGCAGAGAAAATAGCTAATGAGCTAGGTTATCCGGTTGTGCTGCGTCCTGCATATACTATGGGCGGTACAGGAGGAGGCATAGCTTATAACATTGAAGAGTTAAGGACTATTGTTGCGCGTGGCCTTGCAGTAAGTATTGTAGGCCAAGTTTTAGTTGAAGAGGCTGTTGTCGGCTGGGAGGAGCTTGAGCTTGAAGTAGTCCGTGATGAAAAAGATCAAAAAATTACAGTATGTTTTATTGAAAATGTAGATGCGATGGGTGTACATACCGGAGACAGCTTCTGCGTTGCTCCTATGCTTACGGTACCTAAAGATTTACAGAAAAAATTACAGGATATTTCATATAAGATAGTTGATGCAATAGGTGTAATAGGTGGAACAAATGTTCAATTTGCCCATAATAAAAAAGATGGCAGAATCGTTGTTATTGAGATAAATCCCAGAACTTCTCGCTCATCAGCCCTTGCCTCAAAGGCAACAGGATTTCCTATTGCAAGAGTTTCAACCAAGCTTGCAGCAGGTCTAACAATGGATGAGATTCCTTACTGGAGAGACGGAACGTTAGAGAAGTATACACCCAGTGGTGATTATGTTGTAGTTAAATTTGCACGCTGGGCATTTGAAAAGTTTTCACAAGCAAAAGATATACTTGGTACTCAGATGAAAGCAGTGGGAGAGGCTATGAGTATTGCGAAAACCTTTAAGGAGTCTTTTCAAAAATCTATCAGGTCTCTTGAAATAAAGAGGTATGGTTTAGGAGGAGTAAAAAAGTTTAAAGACCTTTCGTTATATCAGCTAAAAAAGAAGTTAGTCCATCCTTCTAGTGAGAGAGTTTTTATTATATATGAAGCCTTAAGAAAAGGCATGACGGTAGAGGAGCTTTATGAGGTTACTCATATAGGAGAGTGGTTTTTAGGAGAGATGAAAGAGCTGGTTAATTTTGAGGAGAAGATAATTACTGAAGATTGGAAAAGTTTATCTAAGGATAACCTGAGAAAAGCTAAAGAGCTTGGCTTCTCTGACAAATATTTAGCCGCTCTCTTTAACATTAAAGAGATAGAAGTCAGAGAGAGGAGGATCTCTTTAGGTATAGAAGTTCGTTTTGAAGCTGTCCCTGTAAGCGGGATTGAAGATGCAGCCTACTATTATTCGACCTATTCTCAAGGAGAAGATGAAGTCTCTGTTTCAGATAATAAGAAGATTATGATTCTTGGCGGAGGCCCTAATAGGATAGGCCAAGGTATAGAGTTTGACTATACTTGTGTCCATGCTACATTTGCTTTAAAGGACGAAGGCTTTGAAACTATCATGGTCAACTGTAATCCCGAGACCGTTTCTACTGATTATGATACTTCTGATAAGCTGTATTTTGAGCCTTTAACAGTCGAAGATGTTTTAGCTATACACAAAAAAGAGAAGCCTCAAGGTGTTATTGTGCAATTTGGTGGTCAGACGCCGTTAAACATTGCTCAAGAATTAAAAGATTGCGGGGTTAATATATTAGGGACATCTCCTGAGAGTATCCATTTTGCAGAAGATAGAGAACGTTTTAGAAAAAAGATGATAGATTTAAATGTTCTTCAGACCGAGGGCGGCATAGCGCGTTCAGTAGATGAGGCTGTTAAGATAGCTGAAAATATCGGATATCCCCTGATGGTTAGGCCCTCCTTTGTTTTAGGGGGACGGGGTATGGAGATCATATATGAGAAAGAGAGGCTATTAAAATATGCTGAAGAGGCGATAGATATATCACCTGAATACCCAATGCTTATCGATAGATTTCTAGAGAATGCTGTTGAGCTTGAAGTTGATGCTTTATCTGATGGCGAAAATTCTTTCGTTGCATCTATCATGGAACATATTGAATATGCCGGAGTGCACTCTGGTGATTCTGCCTGCGTTATCCCAACCAGAACCATATCTAAAGAACATCTTGATAAAATAGAGGAGTATACAAAGGTAATAGCAAAAGAGCTTAAAGTCGTCGGGTTGATAAATATTCAGTATGCTATCTGTGATAATAAGGTCTATATCTTAGAGGCAAACCCCAGAGCGTCCCGTACAGTACCTCTAGTTTCAAAAATTACCGGAATACCTATAGCAAGGATCGCGACTCTTCTTATGTTGGGTAAAAAGATAAAAGATTTTAAGGAATTGAAAAAGTATGATCTGCCTTATTTTGGAGTCAAAGAGGCAGTATTTCCTTTTAATATGTTCCCCGAAGTTGACCCCGTATTGGGGCCTGAGATGAAAGCAACAGGTGAGGTGATGGGAATATCCGATAGTTTCGGGCTTGCATTTTATAAGGCTCAAGAAGCTGCTGGAACCAAGCTTCCAACCTCAGGGTCTGTTCTATTGACAGTTAAAAATAAAGATAAAGAGTTGCTTCTTCCAATTGCAGAAGGGTTAGATAGATTAGGTTTTAAGATATATGCTACAGAGGGTACAGCTGATTTTCTAGGAGATAATGGACTAGAAGTTTCAAAGGTAAAAAAGTTACACCAGGGCAGGCCTAATGTAGCAGATCTTATTAAAAATAAAGAGCTCCAGCTTATTATAAATACTCCTGTCGGTAAAGAGAGCAAGTATGATGATAGCTATATTAGAATTATGGCTATTCAGAATAAAATCTCTTACATGACTACTATCTCAGCTGCATTGGCTGGAGTAGAAGGGATTGAAGCTGCTAAAGGTAAAGATCTTACAGTTAAGGCTTTGCAGGATTATTATAAAGATAAATAG
- a CDS encoding peptidase U32 family protein, protein MKRFTFHKPELVVPAGDWPSLITAAENGADSIYFGIQGLNMRERASNFKISDLKKIMRLLHQKKVKGYLALNVVVMNDELKRVERVLLKAKESNVDAVIAWDMAVISLAKRIGLKIHLSTQASISNIEAIKYYNRLGIKRVVLARECSLSDMRKIKVLIKKENLDTQIETFIHGAMCVSISGRCFLSEHSYGESANRGRCLQPCRREFIIKERQGDLEYILGKDYILSPKDLCTIDFIDSLIRAEIDAFKIEGRMRSPEYIKIVVSVYREAIDAFYENRLSESLKRRLKKELKSVYNRGFSDGFYFKSPDGDISKRLEHLYEKIYLGEVKKFYPKISVAEILVQAGPLKKDDELLFVGKSTPVQFVKASEIQQEHKYVTRVKKGELAGIKVPFKVRLGDKVYAWRKK, encoded by the coding sequence ATGAAGCGTTTTACTTTCCATAAACCGGAACTAGTTGTCCCTGCCGGTGACTGGCCATCTTTAATTACGGCTGCCGAGAATGGGGCAGATAGTATTTACTTCGGTATCCAAGGATTAAATATGCGTGAACGCGCCTCCAATTTTAAGATTTCAGATTTAAAAAAGATTATGCGATTGTTGCATCAGAAGAAGGTCAAAGGGTACCTTGCTCTCAATGTTGTAGTTATGAACGATGAGCTAAAAAGAGTAGAAAGAGTTCTGCTAAAGGCTAAGGAGAGCAATGTTGATGCTGTAATAGCATGGGATATGGCCGTTATCTCCTTAGCGAAAAGAATAGGATTAAAGATCCATCTCTCAACTCAAGCCAGTATCTCTAATATTGAAGCAATAAAATATTACAATAGATTAGGTATTAAGAGGGTTGTTTTGGCGCGGGAATGCAGTCTCTCTGATATGAGAAAGATTAAAGTTTTAATAAAAAAAGAAAATTTAGATACTCAAATAGAGACTTTTATCCATGGCGCGATGTGTGTCAGTATATCGGGCAGGTGTTTTTTATCCGAGCATTCTTATGGAGAGTCTGCAAATAGAGGCAGGTGTCTGCAGCCTTGCAGGCGTGAGTTCATTATAAAAGAGAGACAGGGTGATTTAGAGTATATCTTAGGCAAAGACTATATCTTAAGCCCAAAAGATTTATGTACGATAGATTTTATAGATAGCCTAATAAGAGCAGAGATAGATGCCTTTAAGATTGAAGGTAGGATGCGTTCTCCAGAGTATATAAAGATTGTGGTCTCTGTCTATAGGGAGGCTATAGATGCTTTTTATGAAAATAGGCTAAGTGAATCTTTAAAGAGAAGGCTTAAGAAAGAACTTAAGAGTGTATATAATAGAGGATTTTCAGATGGATTTTATTTTAAAAGTCCTGATGGAGATATAAGCAAGCGTTTAGAGCACCTCTATGAGAAGATATACTTGGGTGAGGTTAAAAAGTTTTATCCTAAGATCTCTGTTGCAGAGATATTAGTCCAAGCTGGACCTCTGAAGAAGGATGACGAGTTATTATTTGTAGGTAAAAGTACTCCAGTTCAATTTGTAAAAGCATCTGAGATTCAGCAAGAGCATAAATATGTAACTCGAGTCAAGAAAGGCGAATTAGCTGGAATCAAGGTTCCTTTCAAGGTTAGGTTAGGTGATAAGGTTTATGCTTGGAGAAAAAAATAG
- the murJ gene encoding murein biosynthesis integral membrane protein MurJ, protein MSNNLNWCIRINMFKQILRKSFTIGTATFISRILGFVRDVLIAFFFGTGYGAQAFVVAFRLPNIWRSFVGEEAVNAAVVPVLSEYRAKEDLDNFKSLSKSLIKSSAFILILITVGGVFFAPLLIKLIAPGFIADIQKYVLSVKLTRVIFPYVFLIGLTAMVAGIAISQRIFWSYSWASAALNISIISSILFLGRRYGVYALAFGIIIGGIIELLMQFFAIRGKGIYRAKARMFHPEYGRIWKLLLPRFLGAGVYQVSIFIDTILASLQSIVGSGAIAALYYAQRFVQLPLAVFATSLATAALPFFSARRTKNESASIGDNLILSLRFVAFIMIPATFGFFILAKEIISVVFQHGSFSSYSTAITSSALRFYALGLLFYAGIKILVVTFYSMQDTLTPVKISIISLAINIVGSVALMFSMKISGLCLATSFAASCNFTLLFLALNKKIKFYNKNFIIGILKILLCSVIMAGTLLFTKKLFFENISSDILALISLISLSIFAYLLSSLFINNEDLRKFIWCSKKE, encoded by the coding sequence TTGTCAAACAATTTAAATTGGTGTATAAGAATAAACATGTTTAAACAGATATTGAGGAAGTCTTTTACGATTGGAACAGCCACTTTTATCAGCAGGATATTGGGGTTTGTACGAGATGTTTTAATTGCTTTTTTCTTTGGGACTGGTTATGGGGCTCAGGCTTTTGTTGTGGCTTTTCGCCTTCCAAATATTTGGCGCAGCTTTGTTGGGGAGGAGGCGGTTAATGCTGCGGTTGTCCCGGTTTTGTCTGAATATAGAGCTAAGGAGGATTTAGATAATTTTAAGAGTCTATCCAAGTCTCTTATAAAGTCTTCTGCATTTATCTTAATTTTGATTACTGTAGGTGGGGTTTTTTTTGCTCCATTGTTAATTAAGTTAATAGCGCCTGGCTTTATAGCTGATATCCAAAAATATGTTCTTTCCGTTAAATTGACCAGGGTAATATTCCCCTATGTGTTTCTTATAGGGTTAACGGCTATGGTGGCTGGAATTGCAATATCTCAAAGAATATTCTGGAGCTACTCCTGGGCCTCTGCTGCTTTAAATATCTCTATTATATCCAGCATTCTTTTCTTAGGCAGAAGATACGGAGTCTATGCATTAGCTTTTGGAATAATAATAGGCGGCATCATTGAGCTTTTGATGCAGTTTTTTGCTATAAGAGGGAAAGGAATATATAGAGCAAAGGCTAGGATGTTCCATCCAGAGTACGGCAGGATTTGGAAGCTGCTGCTTCCTAGGTTTCTTGGTGCAGGAGTCTATCAAGTCAGTATATTCATAGATACTATCTTAGCCTCTCTTCAATCTATTGTAGGCTCTGGTGCTATTGCAGCTCTATATTATGCTCAGAGATTCGTGCAGCTACCTTTGGCTGTTTTTGCTACCTCTCTTGCAACTGCGGCATTGCCTTTCTTCTCTGCCAGGAGAACAAAAAATGAAAGTGCATCTATAGGAGATAATCTAATTCTCTCTTTAAGGTTTGTAGCCTTTATTATGATACCGGCAACGTTCGGGTTTTTTATTTTGGCAAAAGAGATAATATCTGTTGTTTTTCAACACGGAAGTTTTTCAAGCTATTCCACAGCTATAACATCTAGCGCTTTGAGGTTCTATGCTTTAGGTTTGCTATTTTATGCGGGGATAAAGATCCTCGTTGTTACTTTCTATTCTATGCAGGATACTTTGACGCCAGTTAAGATTTCGATAATATCTTTAGCTATAAATATAGTAGGTAGTGTTGCCTTAATGTTTTCAATGAAAATCTCAGGCCTATGTCTTGCTACCTCTTTTGCTGCAAGTTGCAATTTCACCTTGCTGTTTCTGGCTTTAAATAAAAAGATAAAGTTCTATAATAAAAATTTTATTATAGGCATTCTAAAGATCTTGCTCTGTTCTGTTATTATGGCCGGAACCCTGCTATTTACTAAAAAACTGTTTTTTGAAAACATCTCTTCAGATATCTTGGCTCTTATCTCTCTGATATCACTATCAATATTTGCCTATCTACTTTCAAGCCTTTTTATAAACAACGAAGACTTACGGAAATTTATATGGTGCAGCAAGAAAGAATAG